In Aedes albopictus strain Foshan chromosome 3, AalbF5, whole genome shotgun sequence, the following are encoded in one genomic region:
- the LOC109399573 gene encoding farnesol dehydrogenase, whose translation MDRWAGKVAVVTGASSGIGAGIAKDLAKAGMVVVGLARRVERVEALKADLPESARSRLHAVKCDVSKEENIQQVFQWVEKKFGGVDVLINNAGILRQTDLLEAGNAQILRDTLDVNVVGLVLCSQIAYQSMKKRSVDGHIVHINSVVGHKVVDFPQFNVYPATKHAVTAITETMRNEMRNAGSKIKVTSISPGAVSTEIIPDAMLGAGHPMLEAEDISEAVLYVLGTPPRVQVHELIIKPVGEKF comes from the exons ATGGATCGTTGGGCAGGAAAAGTGGCCGTTGTGACCGGAGCAAGTTCCGGCATTGGAGCCGGTATCGCAAAGGATTTGGCCAAGGCCGGAATGGTGGTCGTTGGCCTGGCACGCCGAGTGGAACGTGTTGAAGCGTTAAAAGCGGATTTACCGGAATCAGCTAGAAGTCGGCTACATGCGGTTAAGTGCGACGTGTCCAAGGAGGAGAACATCCAACAGGTGTTCCAATGGGTGGAGAAGAAGTTCGGGGGAGTTGACGTGTTGATCAACAATGCCGGAATCCTGCGGCAAACGGACCTGTTGGAGGCCGGGAATGCTCAAATATTGCGTGACACGTTGGATGTCAATGTGGTAGGGCTGGTGCTGTGCAGTCAGATCGCTTATCAATCGATGAAGAAGCGCTCGGTCGATGGCCATATTGTGCATATCAATAGTGTTGTCGGTCACAAAGTGGTCGATTTTCCGCAATTTAACGTCTATCCTGCAACGAAGCACGCAGTCACAGCCATCACGGAAACGATGAGAAACGAAATGAGGAATGCCGGATCCAAAATTAAGGTTACG AGCATTAGTCCAGGTGCGGTTAGCACCGAAATCATACCGGATGCAATGCTAGGAGCAGGCCATCCAATGTTGGAAGCGGAGGACATTTCAGAAGCTGTACTGTAcgttcttggaacacctccacgGGTACAAGTTCATG